The genomic region tagttttgttctgttctattctattattcatTCTAACAATACAACACCGCCATGCGGCGGCAAACGGCAGGCGGGCAGGTGCGTGCGGTGGGTGAATGGGTGGGTGGGtgcaataaaactttattgtagAGTACGACTGACTGAATGACCGACCGACCGatgaagatagatagatagatagatagatatatatataagtaggttacctatattaagtttatttatttgcagtgCGAATGTTATCGGTGAAAGTGCAGAGTGCAGAGTGCAGTGACAGTGGCGGGATGATATCGCACGTACGTATTGTTTGTTTTCGTTTATTGTGTACATTAGAGACCAATCAACCATTAGGTAGGTAATTTACTAGGTACCACCTGGCCAGTGACTGACCGGTGTAACCATATTATAGTTGTAGTAGGAGGTAGGAGTACGAGGGAgtaataaatgtaaacacaCGAGAGACACGAGACACGAGTCGTGTCTCTTATCATTTGAGGAAATATTTGTTAGCCCTGAAAAGggctttttattgtttgttgcgGTTGTAACGCCGCACGCAGAACTTTATGAACGCACGCATCATCGCCGGGTGGgtacgcacatacacacacacacacggcgACTGGCGATGTCTGTCCGTCCGATGAGGCGGCCGAGGCGAGCGAGCGACGACGCTAGCTTACTTCTTCGCAGCGGCGGCCTTCTTGGCGGCGGGTTTCGCCTTGGGCGCCGCCTTCTTAGGTTTGGGCGCTTTGGGCTTCTTCGTCGGCGGCTTAGCGGTCTTTTTCGCCTTGGAGACGGCGCCCTTCGCTTTGGCCGGGGAGGCGGCGGCGGAGGCCTTCTTTGCGGCGGGCTTCTTCCTCTTTGCGGCGGCGGCGGCTTTCTTGTCCCTGGCGGTGGCGGCCGCGGTCTTGGCCTTCGAGGGAGACGCCGCTGCCGCGGCGGCGGCGGCTGCGGCGGTCTTCTTACCGCTCCTGGCGCCGGCGGCGACAGACGCCGATGCGACCTTCTTGGAGCGGCCGGCGACGGCGGACGCGGCGGCCTTGCCGCCCGCGGGTTTCTTGGCCGACGACGATTTGGATTCCAGCTTGAACGAGCCGGATGCGCCCTTTCCCTTTGTCTGGATCAGCGCGCCGGACTCGACGGCGCTCTTCAGATACTTCCTGATGAACGGCGCCATCTTCTCCGCGTCCACCTTGTACTGGGCGGCGATGTATTTCTTGATCGCCTGCAGCGATGAGCCGCTCCTCTCCTTGAGCTCCTTGATCGCGCTGTTCACCATCTCCGATGTCTTAGGGTGGGTGGGCTTTGCCTTTGGCTTCTTGGCCGCGGCGCCTCCGGCTCCCGCGGATGCCTTCGGTTTCTTCGCGGGAGTCGCGGGCGCTGTTGCTTCGGATGCTACTGCGGCGTCggacattttgttttgttattttttcttttatatattttcactgaTGATGCGCACACAAAACACAAAGTTACACTGAACTTggttaaatttgaattaatatcaAGTGGCGAAATACTATACACAGCACAGAGGTCGCTGTTGGTAGTAAGGGTCGGGGCTATACCGTAAGGAGAGCCGCGATGTCGCTAAACATTTTCTCGTACGAACACTGACAACTTTTCACTAGCATGCATCAGATTaaacgaaaattatatattcccattTTATTTATCGAGCAGTTTTAACGATCGAATCGTTTCGTCTTGAGCCTGTCCGCGTTACGGTACCATTCAATCGTATATCGCTTCGCCGTACGCGGAGCGATCGATGTTTAATTTCGATACATCGCTAGTCACGTACCCCGGGTCccgtttaaaattcatttttctctATAAAACATAGCCTAAATCATTATATACCTTGCCGAATGTAGAGCTGAGATTCCTCTCTAATAATCTGCTCACTAGTCGTAGTACTGAACCGTATTCAGATCTAGTTTATAGCGATCGAAGTCGAGGCTCGTAAAACACAACCCGGTCTTTCGAGGTGTACGGATAGTCGTCTCTCGCCAGCGGTCTGATTATTTCCATTGAGATATAACCATGTGatggaaaattataattatttcatttctatTATCTTTTAATCAATCTTAAATCTAAGCAAAGTCAATCCATTACACGTGGACGCGAATACGCGCGCTCGTTTGCGGCGCTTTGAGTCGCAGCGTTTGAGGCGCCCACGGTTCTTCTTCCGTTCAGATAcctataatatcaatattattaaacaacgTGTAGTGTTAGgtacatattttgttttgtgtaaGGTCTAAACATAATCTCTGaggataaaaattacaaaagcaATTAGTACACCTCGGTACCTGCGCCGCCTATAGATAGTTAAGTAGTAAGTAAGTTAGTAccttaatacctacctacctttccTCGCAAACACATAATCGATAGCATCGATCATTAatacattacaataataataattattattattattcgttaATGTAGAGACAATAGGAATATGCCACTACTCAACTCATTACTACTACTTTATAACCTacgtagtaagtaagtaagtaggtacggtATGTATTTCAAAGAATCGTCCGATTGTGTATATAGGTAGATTCGGTAGATGCCTACTATGCTATGCTTGCCTCGCAGTTACTACTATCGAGACTATTATAACATTTCTAAAAAAgtatttctacataatatatagagaCTATAGATAGGTATAGATAGGGTAAAGAtgtaagttttgttttgtaatttatttttgtcgtTCATTCGTTGTGTAATGTAGCGTATGTGTATTTTAGAGTAGGTATTAAGGAATTATATGCGGCCCTGAAAAGGGCCTTTTTTCGTTAGATCTAACGGTGAGATCTATTGACTGGACGAtgcagtgaaagtaaacagcATTGCCGATAGTTCTAACCGCCGAAACCGTACAGGGTGCGACCCTGACGCTTCAGGGCGTACACGACGTCCATAGCGGTTACGGTCTTCCTCTTCGCGTGCTCAGTGTAGGTGACGGCGTCGCGGATGACGTTCTCGAGGAACACCTTCAGTACACCGCGGGTCTCTTCGTATATCAATCCGGATATACGCTTCACACCGCCTCTGCGTGCTAGACGACGGATGGCGGGCTTCGTGATACCCTGGATGTTATCACGCAGCACTTTCCTGTGCCGCTTGGCACCACCTTTTCCCAATCCCTTTCCACCTTTACCGCGACCGGTCATCTTGTAAACTTTTAATACGTTTTAGAATGAACAAAACTTGTTGTTAGCGCGCTGCCGAAAGCGACGCGCACTGAACACACTGTGAACGGTTCGAAAAGCAACACTGGAATACCGCGTCGCGGTGTTCGAGGGGCATATTTATGTAAAAGTTGCGTATCGtgctttttttttgctttttcggaaggacacttgccgataaccacctaaggggttgctacggcgtcaccgggggagtggggcgagcgcgaaagctcgccatgagaagagccccagggctcgacgacatcggggggagtatgggagacgtcgacccgagggtgcctcctgcgaggactcggacctcggctcggttcgacgttaatctgactgttggtggacttttggactaatcattgtttagtccgaacgcccccgtgaccgtggtaaggatccacgtccggatgacgtcagaaatcggggccctcgtcttcgccggcgaagacgctgtgaatgttgcgtgtgtgtgtgttgttgggacacgttgtcggtagttattttgtcgtcagggtcgtcaaggacatgcttcggacgtcgccgctttggttcgacgtcggggacgggggtataagtggacgcctcgaccactagggggttggggtgtcggactgcattttcaaagtaggtctttgataatgttttcatgtactgggctatggtgggaagatcgaggtctcggtggagatctacgttgcgcatgtaccacggactgtccgtggtcatacgcataaatttgttctgcaggacttgaaagctcctgtaagagctgtgagggcgatgggcgaatacgacgctggcgtatgtcataatgggacgtatgcacgttttatacaaggttaccttgtgacggagggataatttgcttttgcggcaaatcatcggatagagacgacccatcacatacgcagccttgttgcgggccttgcgaatgtgtgcggtgaagctcattctatgatcgaacgttactcccaggtatttggccttgtcttgccagggtatgggacgcccgtagagggtgacctctgcggggtttaccgtgaagcggcctctcggtttgcccgtgaagagcaccgctgcgctcttctcggggttaacctcgatcctccagaggcggaaccacttgcccagcaggtggagcgccttttggagtcgacttgcaatgttgctctttttgggatcggtcgcaaagagagcggtatcgtcggcgaattgggccagtttgaccgtcgccggtaggtcgcggggaatgtcgctcgtgaagagcgcgtatagaagtggggagagcgcggagccctgagggactcccgctcgtatgggtctaggggaagagagcgtaccgtctagacgatagcgaaatgtgcgatcggtgagatacgctcgcagcaaacgaacgagactagctggcacgcccagatggtgcagcttgtacaacaagccggcgtgccagaccctgtcgaaggccttggcaatgtctaagaacacggccccagtggggctcatgtgtctgtatcgattgaatcctgccagtatgtgctccgtgaggcggtgcgcttggtggacgcaagagtgcttggctcgaaagccgaattgctcgtcgttaaggaggtttttctcctctacgactgccttcagtctgtgtaatattaccctctcatacacctttgctaaggtgttgaggaggcttatagggcgataactggagggaaggtcgcggggtttgcccgacttgtggatacctatgactgttgcttccttccactggttggggaagtagcagtttgccaagaatacattaaaaattaccacaagtaggttgataatttgtcctgggagtaactttagggttttattggtaatgccgtcggggcctggggctttcttagagtggaaacccttgataatagtatgaacttcatcgcaggtcgtcggggcgagaggttcaccatcgggaggggtcgagaggattgttgcgagttcgctttcgactcgcaagacgtggggcctatcaatggatacggtgctcggagagcattgggattcgaggcagtcagccatgcattcagccttatcgatatcttcaaaggcgggcggaaggtcgggccgtgctaacggggggagggcgggagcgcgggtcattttgagagccttcgccagtttgtagaacgcactacgcgatggcgagagctcccccaagaacctgtcccattgtccgtgtcggagtgcggtaatgatagacactaccttcctctgggctctccagagttctaaccgattctgtcgtgtcggatatttgtcatgctccctatgggccctattcttgtttgtgattagctctcgcgcgtcctccgtgagtaccatgcggtaaaatccgcacggcatctcgcgggagcattcgctcgtagcgtcacaaacgtggttggtcaggtgcagtgaggctgcctgggcttgctctaatgtctctacgacgtcaggaattttagagaggtgcacagagtccttcgcttcgagtagcccggagagcttcttgaagtcgatgactttacgggtcgggaggatcgcggggcctacggggcctagctgtagtttgacaggtctgtgatccgaatatagctcggatagcacttccacagagttcacctgaagggtgatattcttgaggagcgctatgtcgagtatgtccggtcggtcgatcgaactatccgacatcgggaagcgagtcggcgagtctggggcaactacgataaagttgaggtcgggtcgtctgacaagtatgttaagttgtcgtccgtgcgcgttagtggagcgggaccagtcggtgtgcttagcgttgaagtcgccagccaaaatgacagagtcacctaaggagaggagagcgagtaagtcactctctaaaaaggttttgttcggtgagagataaacggatgctagtatgatcgacggatggccggtcatacccacctgacatacggaggcttccatgttggtaagctgtggaggatcgagaggagtgcagtgaagagcccttctgtaatagatcgcggtaccacccaaccggttggtggtccgatcatttctaattaagttataatttccaactttgggatcgcttctactaggttttaagaaggtctcttgcactaggaagatatcgatttgttgtgcacatataaattcacggatttgatgcatttgatcgataatgccgtttgcattaaagaagctgactgccagggagtgtggttttaccctacctttatatgtactacccattaacggattgctttttggatagtcccgatggttgttaggaggctagagtgctcacgcatagcctggttgagggagacctttgccttagcaaagaatacttttacctcgttcatgtcaaccgcagacacgaggtactggatgaagtccagggggtccatatccggagataggtgcatgggcgagggcgctgaggccgggtgggccgctgccggtgcggtggcctgaggggctaccggcaccggtgcgggggcgggggcggaggcgctaggcgctccgttaaggggcttggcccatgcgctggtagcgggtaccggcgctgggacgaagcgttgggcgggctgtgctgcgggtctccgagccggcggcggacccctgcgccgtgtaaactgcggcg from Pararge aegeria chromosome 26, ilParAegt1.1, whole genome shotgun sequence harbors:
- the LOC120635269 gene encoding histone H1B-like, translated to MSDAAVASEATAPATPAKKPKASAGAGGAAAKKPKAKPTHPKTSEMVNSAIKELKERSGSSLQAIKKYIAAQYKVDAEKMAPFIRKYLKSAVESGALIQTKGKGASGSFKLESKSSSAKKPAGGKAAASAVAGRSKKVASASVAAGARSGKKTAAAAAAAAAASPSKAKTAAATARDKKAAAAAKRKKPAAKKASAAASPAKAKGAVSKAKKTAKPPTKKPKAPKPKKAAPKAKPAAKKAAAAKK